The Cupriavidus necator N-1 DNA window AGGTGCTGATCGTGCTGTCGTTGATCTGGGGCGTGGCCACCGTGCTGACCGGCTTCGCGGGCAGCGTGCTGATGCTGGTGGTGTTGCGCTTCGTGCTGGGAATCGGCGAAGGCGGTGCATTCCCGACCGCGACGCGCGCCTTCACCTACTGGATGCCGGTGGCGGAGCGCGGTTTCGCGCAGGGCATCACCCACAGCTTCGCGCGGCTGGGCGGTGCGATCACGCCGCCGATCGTGCTGGTCATCGTGGCCGCCGCCGGCTGGCGCGAAGCCTTCATCGTGCTGGGCGCGGTCAGCCTCGGCTGGACCTTGCTGTACGCCTTCTTTTTCAAGGATTCGCCCGACAAACACCGCCGCGTGACGGCGCAGGAGCTGCAGGAAATCGGCTACCGGCGCGGCGATAGCCAGCAGGCAGCCAAGGTGGCCACGCCGTGGCGGCGCCTGTTCCGGCGCATGTGGCTGGTGACCTTCGTCGACTTCTGCTACGGCTGGTCGCTGTGGGTCTACCTGACGTGGTTGCCCTCGTACCTGAAGGAGGCGCGCGGCTTCGACCTGAAGCAGCTGGCCTTGTTCACGGCATTGCCACTGATGGCGGGCGTGGTCGGCGACACGCTCGGCGGCGTGCTGTCGGACCGCATCTACCGGCGCACCGGCAACCTGCGCCTGGCGCGCGGTTCGATCCTGTTCGTGGGGCTGGCCGGCTCGCTGATGTTCATCGTGCCGATGACCTCTACGGGCGATGCCGTCAACGCCGTGATCCTGCTGTCGCTGTCGTTCTTCTTCCTGGAGCTGACCAACGCGGTGCTGTGGAGCCTGCCGCTGGACATCGCCGGCAAGTACGCCGGCACCGCGGGCGGCATGATGAACACCGGCTTCGGCGTAGCCGGCATGGTGTCGCCGGTGGTATTCGGCTACCTGATCGAGCG harbors:
- a CDS encoding MFS transporter; this encodes MKQRIKTRHMILGVMCLMYFIAYIDRVNISVAAPLIREEMGLTTSQLGLVFSAFAYPYAAMQILGGWMADKFGPKKVLIVLSLIWGVATVLTGFAGSVLMLVVLRFVLGIGEGGAFPTATRAFTYWMPVAERGFAQGITHSFARLGGAITPPIVLVIVAAAGWREAFIVLGAVSLGWTLLYAFFFKDSPDKHRRVTAQELQEIGYRRGDSQQAAKVATPWRRLFRRMWLVTFVDFCYGWSLWVYLTWLPSYLKEARGFDLKQLALFTALPLMAGVVGDTLGGVLSDRIYRRTGNLRLARGSILFVGLAGSLMFIVPMTSTGDAVNAVILLSLSFFFLELTNAVLWSLPLDIAGKYAGTAGGMMNTGFGVAGMVSPVVFGYLIERTGSYDLPFMISAALLGVGALASLFINPLLTVDSPDEKAGEVRHALP